The following coding sequences lie in one Silene latifolia isolate original U9 population chromosome 5, ASM4854445v1, whole genome shotgun sequence genomic window:
- the LOC141657794 gene encoding uncharacterized protein LOC141657794, translating into MEDQIYALLEAARYDDLDDVKGLESAGVSLNVKDSQGRTALHMAAANGHHDIVQYLVGKGVDLDALNEEKNTPLHWACLNGHVEVVKTLILSGANISVLNSHERTPIDEALSRGKMDMIDAINTATAQLELTQTSLS; encoded by the exons ATGGAGGACCAAATTTATGCCCTACTTGag GCAGCTAGATATGATGATCTTGATGACGTCAAGGGTTTAGAATCTGCTGGAGTCTCTCTTAATGTCAAGGATTCTCAAGGCCGCACAG CTCTTCATATGGCAGCAGCCAATGGTCATCACGACATTGTTCAGTACCTTGTGGGTAAAGGCGTG GATCTCGATGCTTTGAATGAGGAGAAGAATACACCTCTCCACTGGGCTTGCCTTAATGGGCATGTAGAA GTGGTTAAAACTTTGATACTGTCCGGGGCAAATATCTCGGTGCTTAACAG CCATGAACGAACACCAATTGACGAAGCCTTAAGTAGGGGAAAGATGGATATGATTGATGCCATTAACACTGCTACTGCTCAGTTGGAGCTTACACAAACGAGTTTGTCGTGA